The following proteins are co-located in the Triticum aestivum cultivar Chinese Spring chromosome 1A, IWGSC CS RefSeq v2.1, whole genome shotgun sequence genome:
- the LOC123053297 gene encoding pectinesterase, which produces MAVYYGSALSAVLLLSLLIFALCDDATPSTPVSPSTACNDTTDPTFCRTVLPPHGTSDLYTYGRFSVAKSLASANKFVGLVDHYLSRHRHLSRSAIGALQDCKLLSELNVDFLSATGTALKGTETLLDPQADDVQTLLSAILTNQETCLDGLQAASGSWSDRGGGLAEPISNGTKLYSLSLSLFTRAWVTTAKAPKGAKKPHHGHKKPPTAPTNVRRGLFDAKDEEMVRRMAIEGPQGTVAVNRAVTVHQGGSGNYTTVGDAVAAAPTNLNGSAGYYVIYVLAGVYEENVEVPKKMKYVMMIGDGIGQTVITGNRSVVDGWTTFHSATVAVHGQGFVAMNMTIRNTAGPAKHQAVALRSSADLSTFYSCSFEAYQDTLYTHSLRQFYRGCEVHGTVDYVFGNAAVVFQDCTFYSRLPMQGQSNTVTAQGRTNPEQNTGTSIQGCTLLPSPELAANAAFDTRTFLGRPWKNYSRTVVMESYIGGLVDATGWMPWSGDFALDTLYYAEYNNSGPGADTGRRVSWPGYHVLGDGADAGNFTVDSMVLGGNWLPQTGVPFTSGLKY; this is translated from the exons atggcGGTCTACTATGGCAGCGCCCTCTCGGCCGTCCTGCTGCTCTCCTTGTTGATTTTCGCCCTCTGCGACGACGCGACACCGTCCACGCCGGTGTCACCGTCCACCGCGTGCAACGACACGACGGACCCCACGTTCTGCCGGACCGTGCTGCCGCCGCACGGCACGAGCGACCTCTACACCTACGGCCGCTTCTCCGTCGCCAAGTCCCTCGCCAGCGCCAACAAGTTTGTCGGCCTCGTCGACCACTACCTGTCCCGCCACCGCCACCTCTCACGCAGCGCGATCGGCGCGCTGCAGGACTGCAAGCTCCTCTCCGAGCTCAACGTCGACTTCCTCTCCGCCACCGGCACTGCGCTCAAGGGCACGGAGACGCTCCTCGACCCGCAGGCCGACGACGTACAGACGTTGCTCTCGGCGATCCTGACCAACCAGGAGACATGTCTCGACGGCCTTCAGGCCGCGTCGGGATCGTGGTCGGACCGTGGCGGCGGCCTCGCCGAGCCGATCTCCAACGGCACCAAGCTCTACAGTCTCTCGCTGTCACTCTTCACCAGGGCATGGGTGACCACGGCGAAGGCGCCCAAGGGCGCCAAGAAACCGCACCACGGCCACAAGAAGCCGCCGACGGCCCCGACGAACGTGAGGAGGGGGCTGTTCGACGCGAAAGACGAGGAGATGGTCCGGAGAATGGCGATCGAGGGGCCCCAAGGGACGGTGGCGGTGAACAGGGCCGTGACGGTGCACCAGGGTGGCTCCGGGAACTACACGACGGTCGGGGATGCCGTGGCGGCCGCGCCCACCAACCTCAACGGCAGCGCCGGGTACTACGTGATATACGTGCTCGCGGGCGTGTACGAGGAGAACGTGGAGGTGCCCAAGAAGATGAAGTACGTCATGATGATCGGCGATGGGATCGGACAGACGGTGATCACCGGCAACCGGAGCGTTGTCGATGGCTGGACCACCTTCCACTCGGCCACCGTTG CTGTGCATGGGCAAGGATTCGTGGCGATGAACATGACGATCCGGAACACGGCCGGCCCAGCGAAGCACCAGGCGGTGGCGCTCCGGTCGAGCGCCGACCTGTCGACCTTCTACAGCTGCAGCTTCGAGGCGTACCAGGACACGCTCTACACGCACTCCCTCCGCCAGTTCTACCGCGGCTGCGAGGTGCACGGCACCGTGGACTACGTGTTCGGCAACGCCGCCGTCGTCTTCCAGGACTGCACCTTCTACTCCCGCCTCCCCATGCAGGGCCAGAGCAACACCGTCACGGCGCAGGGCCGCACCAATCCGGAGCAGAACACCGGCACCTCCATCCAGGGCTGCACCCTCCTCCCGTCCCCGGAGCTCGCGGCCAACGCCGCCTTTGACACGCGCACCTTCCTCGGCCGGCCGTGGAAGAATTACTCGCGCACGGTGGTCATGGAGTCGTACATCGGCGGCCTCGTCGACGCCACCGGGTGGATGCCATGGTCCGGGGACTTCGCGCTCGACACGCTCTACTATGCCGAGTACAACAACTCCGGGCCGGGCGCCGACACCGGCCGTCGGGTCAGCTGGCCGGGCTACCACGTGCTAGGCGACGGCGCCGATGCCGGCAACTTTACCGTCGACAGTATGGTGCTCGGGGGCAACTGGCTGCCGCAGACCGGCGTGCCCTTCACCAGCGGATTGAAATATTGA